The following are from one region of the Salvia hispanica cultivar TCC Black 2014 chromosome 1, UniMelb_Shisp_WGS_1.0, whole genome shotgun sequence genome:
- the LOC125205661 gene encoding probable phytol kinase 3, chloroplastic → MALAIAFFTIPPNSTPNLRCPLKKDAFNFIHLLKPTPRRRIRRELKSVAAMFTDNVVVSDLIAGGLSGGIALSLLKLWEQTAKRGIFDQKLNRKLVHITLGLAFMLCWPMFSPGRQGAIFAALIPAVNIIKMLLMGLGIWKDDATVKSMTRDGDYRELLKGPLYYASTITLASAIYWRTSPIAIAAVCNMCAGDGMADVVGRRFGGQKLPYNKNKSVNGSIAMASAGFLASLGFMLYYSSFGFMEGSMKTVLGFLIVSAAAALVESHPLSSELDDNLTVPMTAVLVGSLVF, encoded by the exons ATGGCACTCGCAATCGCTTTCTTCACAATCCCCCCAAATTCCACCCCCAATTTGCGTTGCCCTCTGAAGAAAGACGCCTTCAATTTCATCCACCTGCTCAAGCCAACGCCGCGCAGGAGGATCCGCCGGGAGCTGAAGTCGGTGGCGGCGATGTTTACTGACAACGTCGTTGTCAGCGACCTCATCGCCGGCGGTTTGTCGGGCGGGATTGCGCTGTCGCTGCTTAAGCTTTGGGAACAAACGGCTAAGAGAGGCATATTTGATCAG aAACTAAATAGGAAGCTTGTACACATCACTCTGGGATTAGCATTCATGCTTTGCTGGCCTATGTTCAG TCCTGGTCGCCAGGGAGCGATTTTTGCAGCTCTCATTCCTGCTGTTAATATAATAAAGATGCTTCTCATGGGACTTGGAATATGGAAGGATGATGCAACTGTCAAGTCCATGACCAGAGATGGGGACTATAG GGAACTCCTTAAGGGGCCATTGTACTATGCTTCCACGATCACTTTAGCCAGTGCCATTTACTGGAGAACATCACCTATAGCGATTGCAGCAGTTTGTAACATGTGTGCTGGTGATG GTATGGCTGATGTTGTGGGTCGTCGTTTTGGTGGACAGAAACTTCcctacaacaaaaataaatcagtTAACGGCAGTATTGCAATGGCGAGTGCTGGTTTCTTGGCTTCACTCGG ATTCATGCTCTACTATTCATCTTTCGGTTTCATGGAAGGAAGCATGAAAACGGTTCTTGGGTTTCTGATAGTgtctgctgctgctgcattAGTTGAATCACACCCTTTAAGCAGTGAGCTCGATGACAACTTGACTGTGCCAATGACCGCGGTTTTGGTTGGTAGTTTAGTTTTCTGA
- the LOC125200916 gene encoding B2 protein, with protein MEHSFWQLGDELRGQSKVSEDQKWLVAASRLAEQTRSKPERRINLDLSKGAAEFRPRVTSGFQEDNKFESFNFNMMNLEPRLNLNENVTKASFGNGIYNMNAVYQNPNISTMGNISGSKYNNINPLKEPNNSHINNHNAKDDAMNSNGAADKRFKTLPAAETLPRNEVLGGYIFVCNNDTMQEDLKRQLFGLPPRYRDSVRAITPGLPLFLYNYTTHQLHGIFEATTFGGSNIDPTAWEDKKCRGESRFPAQVRVRARKLCNPLDEDAFRPVLHHYDGPKFRLELSIAETLDLLDLCEQAGA; from the exons ATGGAGCACAGCTTTTGGCAGCTGGGTGACGAGCTGCGAGGGCAGTCTAAAGTTTCCGAGGATCAAAAATGGTTGGTGGCAGCTTCAAGGTTGGCCGAGCAGACGAGGTCAAAGCCCGAGCGGAGGATCAATCTAGATCTCTCAAAGGGTGCTGCTGAATTCAGGCCCCGGGTCACTTCTGGTTTTCAGGAAGATAACAAGTTCGAGAGTTTCAATTTCAACATGATGAACTTGGAGCCAAGGTTGAATCTGAATGAGAACGTGACGAAAGCTTCCTTCGGCAATGGCATCTACAACATGAATGCTGTTTATCAGAATCCCAACATCAGCACTATGGGGAACATCTCTGGAAGCAAATATAACAATATCAATCCCCTGAAAGAGCCTAATAACAGCCATATCAACAACCATAATGCCAAGGATGATGCCATGAATTCCAACGGCGCTGCTGACAAAAGGTTCAAAACACTCCCTGCTGCGGAGACTCTCCCTAGGAATGAAGTGCTTGGTGGATACATCTTTGTATGCAATAATGATACGATGCAGGAGGATCTGAAGCGACAGCTGTTTG GTTTGCCTCCTAGATATAGGGATTCTGTGAGGGCAATAACACCGGGTTTACCTTTATTCCTCTACAACTACACCACTCACCAGTTGCATGGTATCTTTGAG GCAACAACCTTTGGAGGTTCCAACATAGATCCTACTGCTTGGGAAGATAAAAAGTGCAGAGGTGAATCAAGGTTCCCTGCTCAG GTGAGAGTTCGAGCCAGGAAACTCTGCAACCCTCTGGACGAAGATGCTTTCAGGCCCGTCTTGCATCACTATGATGGCCCTAAGTTTCGCCTGGAGCTATCCATTGCTGAG ACCTTGGACTTGCTTGATCTCTGTGAACAAGCTGGCGCATAA
- the LOC125200915 gene encoding pentatricopeptide repeat-containing protein At5g56310-like, with translation MLPPKPNLLTRLSVVHRRAITSSSLHQTPPLSLAADKCRSMDQLKQIHAQMITTAQIHDAFAASRLINFSALSDSGDLTYALKLFANIPAPNTFIWNTLIRAHATSSNPSAGLHLYSEMRRRAAAPGKHTFPFVLKACANSQSAKCTEQIHAHVLKFGLDSDSHVANGLIRAYSVAGMMGDARKVFDEMPDRNLSVWTTIICGYAQNNSAEEAMVLFSAMVSEGFEPSGVVLASVLSACAQSSCLSLGKEIHAYIDENGVEMNVILGTALINMYAKNGELIEARRIFDELRERNVATWNAMICGLALHGRASEAIDMFAEMGRVRPNGITLLGVLCACCHAGMVDFGREVFYLMERVYGVEPNLRHYGCMVDLLGRGGRILEAEGLIREMRWEADVAIWGALLSGCRSSGDIEAAERVVGVIQGLDPTNHGVHVVLSNMYAEAGRWEDVMNRRKAIKEGSLNKTAGWSAVAGDRNYKTADVFS, from the coding sequence ATGCTCCCTCCAAAACCAAATCTTCTAACAAGACTCTCCGTCGTCCACCGCCGTGCTATAACTTCATCGTCTCTGCACCAAACGCCGCCGCTGTCTCTCGCGGCGGACAAATGCCGATCCATGGACCAGCTGAAGCAAATCCACGCCCAAATGATCACCACCGCCCAAATTCACGACGCCTTCGCCGCCAGCCGCCTAATCAACTTCTCCGCTCTCTCCGATTCCGGCGACCTCACCTACGCCCTCAAATTGTTCGCCAACATCCCCGCGCCCAACACTTTCATCTGGAACACTCTGATCAGAGCTCACGCCACCAGCTCCAACCCCTCCGCCGGCCTCCACCTCTACTCCGAAATGCGGAGGCGCGCCGCCGCCCCGGGCAAGCACACGTTCCCCTTCGTCCTCAAAGCCTGCGCGAATTCTCAATCCGCGAAATGCACCGAGCAGATCCACGCTCACGTGCTCAAATTCGGGCTGGATTCCGATTCGCACGTGGCGAATGGCCTGATTAGGGCGTATTCCGTAGCAGGCATGATGGGAGACGCACGCAAAGTGTTCGACGAAATGCCTGATAGAAATCTGAGCGTTTGGACGACTATTATATGCGGCTACGCCCAAAACAATTCCGCGGAGGAAGCGATGGTGCTCTTTAGCGCCATGGTTTCGGAAGGATTTGAACCGAGCGGAGTTGTTCTTGCCTCGGTTTTGTCTGCGTGCGCGCAGTCGTCGTGCTTGTCATTGGGGAAGGAGATCCACGCGTACATAGACGAGAATGGAGTGGAAATGAACGTTATTCTTGGAACTGCTTTAATCAACATGTATGCGAAGAATGGGGAATTGATCGAAGCAAGGCGAATTTTCGATgagttgagagagagaaacgtGGCGACATGGAACGCCATGATCTGTGGGCTGGCCCTCCACGGCCGTGCCAGTGAAGCCATCGATATGTTTGCAGAGATGGGGAGAGTGAGGCCTAACGGCATCACTCTTCTCGGAGTTCTGTGTGCATGCTGCCATGCGGGGATGGTGGATTTCGGGAGGGAGGTGTTTTACTTGATGGAGAGGGTGTACGGCGTGGAGCCAAACCTGAGGCACTACGGGTGCATGGTGGACCTGCTGGGGCGGGGAGGCCGGATTTTGGAGGCGGAGGGGCTGATCAGGGAGATGCGGTGGGAGGCGGATGTGGCAATTTGGGGGGCGTTGTTGAGCGGCTGTAGGAGTTCAGGGGATATTGAGGCAGCGGAGAGGGTTGTAGGAGTGATTCAGGGGTTGGATCCTACGAATCATGGGGTACATGTTGTGTTGTCGAATATGTACGCAGAGGCAGGGAGATGGGAGGATGTGATGAACCGGAGGAAGGCGATCAAGGAGGGGAGTTTGAACAAGACGGCTGGGTGGAGCGCCGTTGCTGGTGACCGGAATTACAAGACGGCCGATGTTTTCAGCTAA